Proteins co-encoded in one Clostridia bacterium genomic window:
- a CDS encoding IS3 family transposase produces FIESYVHYFNNERLSYKLNYKTPVQYRIEQGFV; encoded by the coding sequence TTTATTGAAAGCTATGTTCATTACTTTAATAACGAAAGATTATCATACAAATTAAATTATAAAACCCCTGTTCAATATAGAATTGAACAAGGGTTTGTGTAA